A portion of the Acidobacteriaceae bacterium genome contains these proteins:
- a CDS encoding glycosyltransferase family 39 protein: MTSSQPTTRSTKHLAMLVLALLLTAWIAVHWGALKMLNQDEMFVMQTDSVPTLAEVLHIQLHYPISLDPMVYHALAHLSTSLFGATAFALRLPSLLGYMLMQVCLYFFVRRATRDHLGEQQSGVAATVAAIFPLATATLYYAVEARPYGLLLGLYALALVAWQAATRSEQTRRWSLPLLALAVGLALNTHYFAVLLLPVLYLAELVRTLDRRKLDTALVAALVLGTACFGLTLPFQKAAKVFRLHYYNAGTISVRAVSEAYRSLLFDYTWTSTQTQRILALVFVVVMLAFLFSLYRGWASLKLPRAESALLIALFALPILGFLLAHFVTHSYEVRYVLGAIISISLLFSLWLAPLLKSETAHQAAISILGFVILVAVLHETSLERMKSRAMMQSLEVPAAVRAALAADPTHNLYIQQMGHYEIAQYYQPDAFLRAHTVLVYDAAREIRFSGHDTEALTAEHMLHFTALPIVSYDKLRQSTAAQDWVAYDSGWDFTADAFAEDHAQSSPLAPFFEGTVLSVHFPAMVNSNTQAVSAGQGQRP, from the coding sequence TTGACTTCATCGCAACCCACTACGCGCTCGACGAAACACCTTGCCATGCTGGTGCTCGCGCTGTTGCTCACAGCCTGGATCGCCGTGCACTGGGGTGCGCTGAAGATGCTGAATCAGGATGAAATGTTCGTCATGCAGACCGATAGCGTGCCCACGCTTGCCGAAGTCCTGCATATTCAATTGCATTACCCCATTTCGCTCGATCCGATGGTCTACCACGCGCTAGCGCATCTGAGCACAAGCCTCTTCGGTGCTACGGCCTTCGCCCTGCGACTGCCTTCGCTGCTCGGCTACATGCTCATGCAGGTGTGCCTGTATTTTTTCGTGCGCCGCGCCACTCGCGACCACCTGGGAGAGCAGCAGTCAGGCGTAGCGGCCACCGTGGCAGCGATCTTTCCGCTCGCCACCGCAACGCTCTACTATGCGGTGGAGGCCCGCCCCTACGGTTTGCTGCTTGGGCTCTACGCCCTGGCTCTAGTTGCCTGGCAAGCAGCCACGCGCAGCGAGCAGACGCGTCGCTGGTCGCTGCCACTGCTCGCCCTTGCCGTGGGTCTCGCGCTGAACACGCATTACTTCGCCGTCCTTCTATTGCCGGTGCTCTATCTCGCAGAACTCGTGCGCACACTTGACCGTCGCAAGCTGGACACGGCACTCGTTGCCGCACTCGTCCTCGGTACCGCCTGCTTCGGCCTCACGCTACCTTTCCAGAAAGCTGCGAAGGTCTTCCGCCTGCACTACTACAACGCCGGCACCATCAGCGTGCGTGCGGTCTCGGAGGCATATCGTTCGCTTCTGTTTGACTACACCTGGACGAGCACCCAGACGCAGCGCATCCTCGCTCTCGTTTTCGTTGTCGTGATGCTCGCGTTCCTCTTCAGCCTCTATCGAGGCTGGGCCAGCCTCAAGTTGCCACGCGCAGAAAGCGCCTTGCTGATCGCGCTCTTCGCTCTGCCAATCCTCGGTTTCCTGCTGGCGCATTTCGTCACACATAGCTATGAGGTTCGCTACGTACTCGGCGCCATCATCAGCATTAGTCTGCTGTTCTCGCTTTGGCTGGCACCTTTGCTGAAGAGCGAAACGGCGCATCAGGCCGCGATCTCCATCCTCGGCTTCGTCATCCTCGTCGCCGTGCTGCATGAGACCTCGCTGGAACGCATGAAGAGCCGCGCCATGATGCAATCGCTCGAAGTACCCGCCGCGGTGCGCGCCGCGCTCGCTGCAGACCCCACGCATAACCTCTACATCCAGCAGATGGGCCACTATGAGATCGCGCAGTACTATCAGCCCGATGCTTTCCTCCGCGCTCATACCGTGCTCGTCTACGACGCGGCTCGCGAGATCCGCTTCAGTGGACACGACACAGAAGCTCTCACCGCCGAGCACATGCTGCACTTCACCGCACTCCCGATCGTGAGCTATGACAAGCTTCGACAAAGCACGGCCGCGCAGGACTGGGTCGCCTATGACAGTGGCTGGGACTTTACAGCAGATGCTTTTGCCGAGGACCATGCCCAGTCCTCTCCGCTAGCGCCGTTCTTCGAAGGCACAGTTCTCTCCGTTCACTTCCCGGCGATGGTGAACTCGAACACCCAGGCAGTCTCAGCCGGTCAAGGACAACGCCCATGA
- a CDS encoding UbiA family prenyltransferase: MAESAIPSVSFSERLRAHLAIARLDHSIKNLFVLPGVIVPLSTGAVVFSSHMLWQLVIAFVAITLVACSNYVINEVLDAPFDRLHPIKKNRPAARGLVNVPLAYVQWLAMMLVGVGIGWFFIGHMFALVAIVLWMMGCLYNFPPVRTKDVPYLDVLTESVNNPLRMLLGWYAVTVLVPPVSLLVAYWMIGCYFMGLKRFSELNEIGDRTLAGNYRASFKHYTPESLLVSVCFYASTAMLFLGAFIMRYRIELVLGFPFIAFTMAIYLKLAFKAESAVQNPEKLYKEPLLMGSFAATVLVMVVLLFTRMPKLEEFFSPTIPQATVAASAPVVPATPQL, encoded by the coding sequence ATGGCTGAATCAGCAATCCCCAGTGTCTCGTTTTCAGAGCGCCTTCGGGCACATCTGGCGATTGCACGCCTGGATCACTCCATTAAGAACCTCTTCGTGCTGCCGGGGGTCATCGTCCCGCTCAGTACAGGAGCTGTTGTCTTTAGCAGCCACATGCTGTGGCAACTGGTGATCGCGTTCGTCGCAATTACTCTCGTTGCCTGCTCCAATTACGTGATCAACGAAGTGCTCGACGCTCCGTTTGACCGACTCCACCCGATCAAGAAGAACCGTCCTGCAGCACGCGGTCTGGTGAACGTTCCGCTGGCTTACGTTCAGTGGCTTGCCATGATGCTGGTCGGCGTTGGCATTGGATGGTTCTTCATCGGCCACATGTTCGCGCTGGTTGCTATCGTCCTCTGGATGATGGGTTGCCTCTATAACTTCCCGCCAGTACGTACCAAGGACGTCCCGTACCTCGACGTGCTGACTGAGAGCGTCAACAACCCGCTGCGCATGCTGCTCGGCTGGTATGCCGTTACCGTGCTCGTGCCGCCCGTTTCTCTGCTCGTGGCCTACTGGATGATCGGCTGCTACTTCATGGGGCTCAAGCGGTTTAGCGAGCTCAACGAAATTGGTGATCGCACCCTCGCCGGCAACTACCGTGCTTCGTTCAAGCACTACACGCCGGAGTCGCTGCTCGTCTCCGTCTGCTTCTATGCGTCGACTGCGATGCTCTTCCTCGGCGCGTTCATCATGCGCTACCGCATCGAACTCGTCCTTGGCTTCCCATTCATCGCATTCACCATGGCCATCTATCTGAAGCTGGCGTTCAAGGCCGAGTCCGCCGTGCAGAACCCCGAGAAGCTTTACAAAGAGCCGCTGCTGATGGGCTCGTTTGCTGCAACGGTGCTGGTGATGGTCGTGCTTCTCTTCACGCGTATGCCGAAGCTCGAAGAGTTCTTTTCGCCGACGATTCCGCAAGCGACAGTCGCAGCCTCTGCGCCTGTCGTACCGGCAACCCCGCAACTCTAA
- a CDS encoding acyltransferase — MSSLSATFLPAEPDNARPETEPRSKDSSRSDRDRVGYLPSLDGWRAIAISAVLLDHSAVLPWRFARHHLQNKGADGVWLFFAISGLLICSRLLNEEKRNGKISLPNFYIRRSFRIFPASFTFLAILLGLEALKIIPLNHSAWLSALLFCRNYWSYFMQSGDSGTWFTSHFWSLAVEEHFYLFFPTLLVLFPRARHAVIATLAAFFLGWSVFYMATHPPATRNIFWNQRTEFCLFGLLVPALCALILDRGETRKYATKYLHVVPLLLLSAIVLFLQDRFNHNGIPSLAEAIIFPLLLLSTSLHPENWLTRMLETAPFRFIGRISYSLYLWQILFLTRSITYPGRIHTLQSPITEIGCAVLCALASFYFIETPMIAFGKRFVRGGRQSALSLSTLPLPSDH, encoded by the coding sequence ATGAGCAGTCTCTCCGCGACGTTCCTTCCAGCAGAGCCTGACAACGCGCGCCCCGAGACCGAACCCAGATCGAAAGACTCCAGCCGCAGCGACCGGGATCGCGTCGGCTATCTTCCCAGTCTGGATGGCTGGCGCGCCATTGCGATTAGCGCCGTGTTGCTTGACCACTCGGCAGTGCTGCCGTGGCGCTTTGCACGTCATCATTTGCAGAATAAAGGCGCCGACGGCGTGTGGCTCTTCTTCGCCATCAGCGGACTATTGATCTGCTCTAGACTGCTGAACGAAGAGAAGCGCAACGGGAAGATTTCGCTGCCAAATTTCTACATACGCCGAAGCTTCCGTATTTTTCCAGCCTCCTTCACTTTTCTGGCCATATTGCTGGGGCTGGAAGCTCTGAAGATTATCCCGCTCAACCACTCGGCCTGGCTTTCGGCACTGCTCTTTTGCCGCAACTACTGGTCTTACTTCATGCAATCAGGGGATTCTGGGACATGGTTCACAAGCCACTTCTGGTCTCTCGCGGTCGAAGAACACTTTTATCTTTTTTTTCCAACGTTGCTGGTGCTTTTCCCTCGCGCACGACACGCCGTTATTGCAACTCTCGCGGCTTTTTTCCTCGGCTGGAGCGTCTTCTACATGGCGACTCACCCACCAGCTACGCGTAATATCTTCTGGAACCAACGCACAGAGTTTTGCTTGTTTGGTCTTCTCGTCCCTGCGCTTTGCGCCCTCATCCTAGACCGAGGAGAGACCAGGAAATATGCGACAAAGTACCTACATGTGGTTCCGCTCTTGCTGCTCTCGGCCATCGTTCTTTTCCTGCAAGACCGCTTTAACCACAACGGTATCCCGTCGCTCGCCGAAGCTATAATTTTCCCTCTTTTGCTACTCAGCACCAGCCTACATCCAGAAAACTGGCTAACGAGGATGCTGGAGACCGCTCCATTTCGTTTCATCGGACGTATTTCTTATAGCCTCTATCTCTGGCAAATACTCTTCCTTACGCGCTCGATCACCTATCCAGGGCGTATCCATACACTGCAAAGCCCGATCACTGAAATAGGTTGCGCTGTGCTCTGCGCATTGGCCAGCTTTTATTTCATCGAAACCCCTATGATCGCCTTCGGTAAGCGATTTGTGCGAGGAGGACGACAATCGGCTCTGTCATTGTCCACACTCCCTCTGCCGTCTGACCACTGA
- a CDS encoding DUF2142 domain-containing protein translates to MTRETPSTSVLRGGRHLPELYLAIALVVTLLLSLLTPAFYVPDEEHHAERALVIAQGQWEIQPSSQGVGGRVNDGVLALAAPTNAVLSHLMSTYSKASQYPDGRFSEETVRQQAAARWSSTSTFTNFQNVAIYPPTLYLPQLAGWMLGQHAQLSVLNSLRLARLIVALCAIALGWFALRLASAGWRPALFCLLLLPTVLSLNASCAQDAMLFSLASLAMALLSRALAERRTQTLLELLVTTLALLLCIGDRTPYVLLLFALFLPVLESQSARAKRFLAPSIAIGLALLVTLLWHHAILAVEVFKQQGSDPAVQLAFLKSHPLQGLSWIVIGTLKAAPGLAAKGVFVIGMNDAFPPRAVYMLLFLGALGVLFLHRGQALRTLAGRLLVATVLFAIMFGVSLAAYLMWNPVASHAVNGLQSRYYLPLIPFALLLLGKDSKAQIEERWARLYVPSIVLFLVGVFSTPFIAAHRFYGTGLASAMGHLLR, encoded by the coding sequence TTGACGCGCGAGACCCCATCTACCTCTGTGCTGCGAGGCGGCCGTCATCTGCCGGAACTCTATCTGGCGATCGCTCTGGTCGTGACGCTACTACTTAGCCTGCTGACCCCGGCGTTTTATGTTCCCGACGAAGAGCATCATGCTGAGCGCGCGCTCGTTATAGCCCAGGGACAATGGGAGATTCAGCCCTCGTCCCAGGGGGTTGGTGGTCGGGTGAATGACGGTGTACTCGCTCTGGCAGCACCGACGAACGCGGTGTTGAGCCATCTGATGAGCACGTATAGCAAAGCGAGCCAGTATCCTGATGGACGTTTCTCGGAGGAAACGGTTCGGCAGCAGGCTGCAGCGCGCTGGTCTTCCACGTCGACCTTCACGAACTTCCAGAACGTAGCGATTTACCCGCCAACGCTTTATTTGCCGCAGCTTGCGGGCTGGATGCTTGGGCAGCACGCCCAGCTTTCGGTGCTCAATTCCTTGCGGCTGGCTCGGCTGATCGTAGCCCTCTGTGCAATCGCGCTGGGGTGGTTTGCACTGCGGCTTGCCTCGGCGGGGTGGCGCCCTGCCCTGTTTTGCCTGTTGCTCCTGCCCACAGTACTGAGCCTGAACGCGTCCTGCGCACAGGACGCCATGCTTTTTTCGCTTGCTTCGCTGGCGATGGCATTGCTTTCCAGAGCGTTGGCGGAAAGAAGAACGCAGACGCTTTTGGAGTTGCTTGTGACCACTTTGGCGCTGCTGCTTTGCATTGGTGACCGTACGCCCTACGTTCTTCTGCTGTTTGCGCTGTTTCTTCCCGTGCTGGAGTCTCAATCAGCACGCGCAAAGCGTTTCCTCGCACCGTCTATCGCTATCGGGTTGGCGTTGCTGGTCACCCTTCTTTGGCATCACGCAATTCTTGCTGTCGAGGTCTTCAAGCAGCAGGGCTCTGACCCTGCCGTGCAGCTTGCGTTCCTCAAGTCCCATCCTCTGCAGGGGCTGTCGTGGATCGTCATTGGAACGTTGAAGGCTGCGCCGGGGTTGGCCGCAAAAGGCGTCTTTGTCATTGGAATGAATGATGCGTTTCCGCCTCGTGCGGTCTATATGTTGCTGTTTTTAGGTGCGCTGGGCGTGCTCTTTTTGCATCGTGGGCAAGCTCTGCGAACGCTGGCAGGACGCCTGCTGGTGGCGACAGTATTGTTTGCGATCATGTTTGGCGTAAGTCTGGCGGCTTACCTTATGTGGAACCCGGTGGCTTCTCATGCTGTCAACGGTCTTCAATCCCGCTACTATCTGCCTCTGATTCCGTTCGCTCTCCTCCTCCTCGGGAAGGACTCCAAGGCGCAAATAGAGGAACGTTGGGCGCGGTTGTATGTACCATCGATAGTGCTGTTCCTTGTCGGCGTGTTTTCTACGCCGTTCATCGCGGCGCATCGGTTCTATGGCACAGGCTTGGCTTCTGCCATGGGGCATCTGCTCCGCTAA
- a CDS encoding NAD(P)/FAD-dependent oxidoreductase, with protein sequence MVKKVVIIGAGPAGLTAALEFLRKTDVVPVILEASQEIGGISRTIRYKGNRMDIGGHRFFSKSDRVMQWWMDLMPPDVDSADAPTGLSQAVEISYQGKQRKIEVPSSSPEHPPLRGMGPLSVTTETDANDIPLDATGEALPATETLVIETHEPESNDLVMLVRPRKSRIYYLRRFFDYPINLSRNTIENLGPVRMAKIGVSYISSRVAPIKQEKSLEDFLINRFGRELYQTFFKSYTEKVWGVPCHEISAEWGAQRIKGLSLTTALKHFVKKAFSGKPKEGSTDVAQKKTDTSLIERFLYPKFGPGQLWEHVADKIVAAGGTIEMGWKVDRLLSRNGQVTGVEAVNEAGERRIFAGDYYISTMPMKELTWALEAGGAQVPENVKEVSDGLQYRDFVTVGILANKLSVQEPDGGLIKDTWIYIQEPDVLLGRLQVFNNWSPYMVSEPGKVWIGLEYFCYETDPLWAMPDEELKKFAAGELEKIGILKTADVLDGHVVRVPKTYPAYFGTYSRFDELRNWTDGFENLFLVGRNGMHKYNNQDHSMLTAMAVVDGIAAGQVDKRSLWDINTEQEYHEEKDKKQATGESR encoded by the coding sequence ATCGTGAAGAAGGTTGTAATTATTGGCGCTGGTCCCGCAGGGCTGACCGCAGCGTTGGAGTTTCTGCGCAAGACGGACGTCGTGCCCGTGATCCTTGAGGCATCGCAGGAGATCGGCGGCATTTCGCGCACGATCCGCTACAAGGGCAACCGCATGGACATTGGCGGCCACCGCTTCTTCTCGAAGTCGGACCGCGTGATGCAATGGTGGATGGACCTCATGCCCCCGGACGTCGACTCTGCGGACGCCCCGACCGGCCTCTCGCAGGCCGTCGAGATCAGCTACCAGGGCAAGCAGCGCAAGATCGAGGTGCCCTCCTCCTCTCCGGAGCACCCGCCGCTGCGCGGCATGGGCCCGCTCTCCGTCACCACGGAGACCGACGCCAACGATATTCCGCTTGACGCGACCGGCGAAGCCCTGCCCGCGACCGAGACCCTCGTGATCGAAACGCATGAGCCCGAGTCCAACGACCTGGTCATGCTGGTGCGCCCGCGCAAGAGCCGCATCTACTACCTGCGCCGCTTCTTCGATTACCCAATCAACCTCAGCAGAAATACGATCGAAAACCTTGGCCCGGTGCGCATGGCGAAGATCGGTGTCAGCTATATCTCCTCGCGCGTTGCGCCTATCAAGCAGGAGAAGAGCCTCGAAGACTTTCTTATCAACCGCTTCGGTCGCGAGCTCTACCAGACGTTCTTCAAGAGCTATACGGAGAAGGTGTGGGGTGTTCCCTGCCACGAGATTTCGGCGGAGTGGGGCGCACAGCGCATCAAGGGCCTTTCGCTCACCACGGCGCTGAAGCACTTCGTCAAGAAAGCCTTCAGCGGCAAGCCGAAGGAAGGTTCCACCGACGTTGCCCAGAAGAAGACGGACACATCGCTGATCGAACGCTTCCTCTATCCCAAGTTCGGCCCCGGCCAGCTCTGGGAGCACGTTGCCGACAAGATCGTCGCAGCAGGCGGAACGATCGAGATGGGCTGGAAGGTTGATCGTCTGCTGAGTCGTAACGGACAGGTCACAGGCGTGGAAGCCGTGAACGAAGCGGGCGAACGCCGCATCTTTGCTGGCGATTACTACATCTCCACGATGCCGATGAAAGAGCTTACTTGGGCACTCGAAGCAGGTGGCGCACAGGTGCCGGAGAACGTGAAAGAGGTCAGCGATGGCCTGCAGTATCGCGACTTCGTCACGGTCGGCATCCTCGCCAACAAGCTCAGCGTGCAGGAGCCGGACGGCGGCCTGATCAAAGACACCTGGATCTACATCCAGGAACCGGACGTACTGCTGGGTCGCCTTCAGGTCTTCAACAACTGGAGTCCCTACATGGTCAGCGAGCCGGGCAAGGTCTGGATCGGGCTCGAGTACTTTTGCTACGAGACGGACCCCCTGTGGGCGATGCCTGACGAAGAGCTGAAGAAGTTTGCTGCCGGAGAGCTGGAGAAGATCGGCATCCTGAAGACAGCAGACGTGCTCGACGGCCACGTCGTGCGCGTGCCGAAGACCTACCCTGCGTACTTCGGAACCTACTCGCGCTTTGATGAGCTGCGTAACTGGACGGACGGCTTTGAGAACCTCTTCCTCGTCGGTCGCAATGGTATGCACAAGTACAACAATCAGGACCACTCCATGCTGACGGCGATGGCTGTGGTCGACGGCATCGCTGCCGGCCAGGTGGACAAGCGCTCGTTGTGGGATATCAACACCGAGCAGGAATATCACGAAGAGAAGGACAAGAAGCAGGCAACAGGAGAGTCACGATGA
- the folK gene encoding 2-amino-4-hydroxy-6-hydroxymethyldihydropteridine diphosphokinase encodes MLAAIALGSNLSSPFGPPEDNVREAFSRLRALGTVVATSSLYRTEPVGYLDQPEFFNAAALLDTELSPLVLLRELLALEHSFGRDRSANAISKGPRTLDLDLLLYGQEVLADPELTLPHPAMHERRFVLEPLAEIAPDFVHPTLGKTIRELLELQT; translated from the coding sequence ATGCTTGCCGCAATCGCCCTCGGCTCCAACCTTAGCAGTCCGTTTGGCCCGCCGGAAGACAATGTCCGAGAAGCGTTCAGCCGCCTGCGCGCTCTGGGAACCGTCGTGGCGACGTCGTCGCTCTACCGCACAGAGCCCGTCGGCTACCTCGACCAGCCCGAGTTCTTCAACGCGGCCGCGCTGCTCGATACGGAGCTCTCCCCGCTCGTGCTGTTGCGGGAGCTGCTGGCTCTCGAGCACAGCTTTGGGCGCGATCGCTCAGCAAACGCCATCAGCAAAGGCCCACGCACGCTCGACCTCGACCTGCTGCTCTATGGGCAGGAGGTGCTCGCAGATCCTGAACTCACGCTGCCGCATCCGGCGATGCACGAACGCCGTTTCGTGCTGGAGCCACTTGCAGAGATCGCTCCGGATTTCGTCCATCCAACGCTGGGCAAGACGATCCGCGAGCTTTTGGAGTTACAGACATAA
- the gatB gene encoding Asp-tRNA(Asn)/Glu-tRNA(Gln) amidotransferase subunit GatB, producing the protein MSAVAGLSPEVLAKYQAVIGLEVHCQLLTKTKAFCGCKNEYGGDPNTHTCPTCLGLPGALPVLNRQAVEFAVLASKALGCTINERSVFARKNYFYPDSPKGYQISQFDKPLSEFGSMIVSDADGQPKTIGITRIHMEEDAGKSIHDGFADSARRTYIDLNRCGTPLIEIVSEPDLRSADEVFEYLTKLKEILLYTGVSDCNMEEGSLRCDANVSVMLKSDWEARGAAAYGTKAEVKNVNSFRYIRSAVEFEIERQIGVIEDGGRVVQESRLWNNAEGRTYSMRSKEEAHDYRYFPEPDLPALVVGEAWLKAILADLPELPEARRERLQTEYALNPQDAATLTTDRELGDFFQAAARLSKNPKRVASILLSEITMRLRAAEIELGQSPVSLEGLVLAADLTEGGAISSKQLKQLLDTCFTEGRDFAYIYDRDKPQQITDTSAIEKMIDDVIAANPAQVAQFKGGKRTVSAFFVGQVMKASKGQANPALLNELVIKKLDAA; encoded by the coding sequence ATGTCCGCTGTCGCAGGTCTTTCTCCTGAGGTTCTCGCCAAGTACCAGGCCGTTATCGGTCTCGAAGTCCACTGTCAGTTGCTGACGAAGACGAAAGCCTTCTGCGGCTGCAAGAACGAGTACGGTGGTGATCCCAACACGCACACCTGCCCCACGTGCCTGGGTCTGCCCGGCGCGCTGCCTGTGTTGAACCGCCAGGCGGTGGAGTTTGCCGTGCTCGCTTCGAAGGCTCTGGGCTGCACCATCAACGAGCGTTCGGTCTTCGCCCGCAAGAACTACTTCTATCCGGACTCGCCCAAGGGCTACCAGATCTCGCAGTTCGACAAGCCGCTCTCCGAGTTCGGCTCGATGATCGTCTCCGACGCTGACGGCCAACCGAAGACCATCGGCATCACGCGCATCCACATGGAAGAGGACGCGGGCAAGAGCATCCACGACGGCTTTGCCGACTCCGCGCGCCGCACCTACATCGACCTCAACCGCTGCGGCACACCGCTGATTGAAATCGTCAGCGAGCCCGATCTCCGCTCGGCCGATGAGGTCTTCGAGTACCTCACCAAGCTCAAGGAAATCCTGCTCTACACCGGCGTCAGCGACTGCAACATGGAAGAAGGTTCGCTGCGCTGCGACGCCAACGTCAGCGTCATGCTGAAGTCGGATTGGGAAGCCCGCGGCGCTGCCGCGTACGGCACCAAGGCCGAAGTGAAGAACGTGAACTCCTTCCGCTACATCCGTTCGGCGGTAGAGTTTGAGATCGAGCGCCAGATCGGTGTGATCGAAGACGGTGGTCGCGTCGTCCAGGAGTCGCGCCTCTGGAACAACGCCGAGGGTCGCACCTACTCGATGCGTTCGAAGGAAGAAGCCCACGATTACCGCTACTTCCCGGAGCCTGATCTTCCCGCGCTGGTCGTTGGCGAGGCATGGCTGAAGGCCATTCTGGCAGACCTGCCGGAGCTTCCCGAAGCTCGTCGCGAGCGCCTGCAGACTGAGTACGCCCTGAACCCGCAGGACGCCGCCACGCTGACGACCGACCGCGAACTTGGCGACTTCTTCCAGGCCGCAGCCCGTCTCTCGAAGAACCCGAAGCGCGTCGCCTCCATCCTGCTCAGCGAGATCACCATGCGTCTGCGTGCGGCAGAGATCGAGCTTGGCCAGTCGCCCGTTTCGCTCGAAGGCCTCGTGCTGGCCGCAGACCTTACCGAAGGCGGAGCGATCAGCTCGAAGCAGCTCAAGCAGTTGCTCGACACCTGCTTCACCGAAGGCCGTGACTTCGCCTACATCTACGACCGCGACAAGCCCCAGCAGATCACGGACACCTCGGCTATCGAGAAGATGATCGACGACGTGATTGCCGCCAACCCCGCGCAGGTCGCTCAGTTCAAGGGTGGCAAGCGTACGGTCAGCGCGTTCTTCGTCGGCCAGGTGATGAAAGCCTCCAAGGGGCAGGCCAACCCCGCGCTGCTGAACGAACTCGTAATCAAGAAGCTTGACGCGGCATAG
- a CDS encoding RcnB family protein has translation MKLSKILTAGAVAFSLALSAAPSLAQHHDDHGHDDFHGHGGPPHGYVHHDNWHRGYRMAPNDWGRGRRIDYRAYHLAPPRRGYEWREVDGNYVMAAVATGIIASTIIATSR, from the coding sequence ATGAAACTCAGCAAGATTTTGACCGCAGGCGCGGTCGCATTCTCCCTGGCATTGAGCGCTGCCCCCTCGTTGGCGCAGCACCATGACGATCACGGCCACGATGATTTTCACGGCCATGGCGGCCCGCCGCATGGCTATGTGCACCATGACAACTGGCACCGTGGCTATCGTATGGCACCGAATGACTGGGGTCGTGGTCGCCGTATCGACTACCGCGCCTACCATCTTGCTCCGCCGCGTCGCGGCTATGAGTGGCGCGAAGTGGACGGCAACTACGTGATGGCCGCAGTCGCAACAGGCATCATCGCCAGCACGATCATCGCAACCTCGCGCTAA
- a CDS encoding MFS transporter, with translation MSAVSTKSPSGVHPNAVLAICCMSLLLTGMDVTIVNVALPVIQHELHATVAQLQWIIDSYTLVVASLLMLCGSLSDRYGRRRVFLIGMSTFAVGSLLCSFAPNIHALIAFRALQGVGASMMNPVALSIIANVFTEPKARARAVGVWGAVAGVSLGVGPLLGGILTEIVGWRAIFWVNLPIAILAILLAVKYVPESRSPKPRRPDPLGQLLVLAFLTLLTYAVIDSPRTGWGSASTITMLVVSALLFVAFLWHEAHRREPMLDLRFFRSVPFSSATVIALTAFASFAGFLFLNALYLQQARGLSALHTGLCTLPLAVAMLVAAPLSGRLVAARGPLPPLVISGLSFIGSMLILVRLSDAMPLPVLLVSYVLFGIGLGMVNPAISNTAVAGMPLSQAGVAAAIASTGRQVGAALGVAVAGTVIVMAKQHHADFARSTHPVWWAMLASGVLVLAAGAVSNTAWSRASVTGVKALLES, from the coding sequence TTGTCCGCAGTCAGCACGAAATCCCCTTCTGGCGTTCATCCCAACGCCGTCCTTGCCATCTGCTGCATGAGCCTTCTGCTCACGGGCATGGACGTCACCATCGTGAACGTGGCTCTGCCGGTGATCCAGCACGAGCTTCATGCGACGGTCGCGCAGTTGCAGTGGATTATCGACAGCTACACGCTGGTGGTGGCGAGCCTCCTGATGCTGTGCGGCTCTCTGAGCGATCGCTACGGACGGCGCAGGGTCTTCCTCATTGGCATGTCGACCTTCGCCGTGGGTTCGTTGCTCTGCAGTTTTGCGCCTAACATTCATGCGCTCATCGCCTTCCGCGCCTTGCAGGGAGTTGGCGCGTCCATGATGAACCCAGTCGCGCTCTCGATCATCGCCAACGTCTTCACAGAGCCAAAAGCCCGTGCCCGCGCGGTCGGTGTCTGGGGAGCGGTCGCTGGTGTGTCACTCGGCGTAGGACCGTTGCTGGGCGGCATTCTTACGGAGATCGTCGGCTGGCGTGCCATCTTCTGGGTCAACCTGCCGATCGCCATCCTGGCCATTCTGCTTGCGGTGAAGTACGTGCCGGAGTCGCGTTCTCCCAAGCCGCGCCGTCCGGATCCCTTGGGCCAGTTGCTGGTGCTGGCGTTTCTCACCCTGCTCACCTACGCCGTCATCGATAGCCCGCGTACAGGCTGGGGTTCAGCCTCGACCATCACGATGCTGGTTGTTTCGGCTCTGCTGTTTGTGGCCTTTCTCTGGCATGAAGCGCACCGGCGGGAACCGATGCTCGACCTCCGCTTCTTCCGCAGCGTGCCCTTCTCTTCGGCCACAGTCATTGCGTTGACCGCGTTCGCTTCGTTCGCGGGCTTCCTCTTCCTCAACGCGCTCTACCTGCAGCAGGCTCGCGGGCTTTCGGCGCTGCACACCGGCCTCTGTACTCTTCCGCTTGCCGTGGCGATGCTCGTAGCGGCACCGCTCTCCGGCAGGCTCGTCGCGGCGCGTGGACCGCTTCCTCCGCTGGTGATCTCGGGGCTATCGTTCATCGGTTCCATGCTCATCCTCGTCCGTCTTTCGGACGCCATGCCGCTGCCCGTGCTGCTGGTGTCGTACGTGCTGTTTGGCATCGGTCTCGGCATGGTGAACCCGGCAATCTCCAACACCGCCGTGGCGGGGATGCCACTCTCGCAGGCAGGTGTGGCTGCGGCGATCGCTTCCACCGGCAGACAGGTCGGCGCCGCGCTTGGAGTCGCCGTGGCAGGCACTGTCATCGTAATGGCGAAGCAGCACCACGCAGACTTCGCGCGCAGCACGCATCCCGTCTGGTGGGCGATGTTAGCGAGTGGTGTGCTGGTTCTGGCAGCGGGTGCGGTGTCGAACACCGCGTGGTCACGCGCCAGTGTCACCGGCGTCAAGGCACTGCTGGAGTCCTAA